From a single Larimichthys crocea isolate SSNF chromosome XIII, L_crocea_2.0, whole genome shotgun sequence genomic region:
- the LOC104930283 gene encoding CD166 antigen-like isoform X1, whose protein sequence is MGAPMLCIIVYLFLFLHKEGRSRRVGLDCSHTRVITERRAGEQDRQNVFVLLRDKILSQSSTRMFVLIWVTLLFAVRSSNTQTDVNESRISKETTLKWSSTLKLNCSADGSSPRDDTGTTTFVIPHATAESSGQYTCKATHQNDTLMKEVNVTVTDMKTPEITGNIKEGDNLNLTCNVESDPRGQNISNGTETDWQNNTVFPLLIHNVTAKLAGQYICTTQQMDTNVTSLYPEILSSSGCTTQSGVLTCTCIVQGFPLPTIEWKLNHIVNSIITTVSNHTINSTFTLKVKGRGNTSVECVSNGKVKMTFNIDKEEEDYLKTILRIVTELETAIAFLTGILLSSVTCCLMRTCRRKKTRTKENLAEAGGLEMVTSDGDLLIDADHVVEGNQAIDQEAAEAGGAVAAGKSDVEYSNLDFSLIKDRQDATRETPGTTETEYAEIKKAMTGQDGEGIEEDEETGHCAPVVEEEEDVALYSTVKDVMDDSFNEDSAG, encoded by the exons ATGGGAGCACCAATGCTCTgcattattgtttatttgtttctttttttgcacaaaGAAGGAAGAAGTAGAAGAGTCGGTTTAGATTGCAGTCACACCAGAGTGATCACTGAGAGGAGAGCAGGCgaacaagacagacag AACGTGTTTGTGCTTCTGAGAGATAAGATTTTGTCTCAGTCATCAACAAGGATGTTCGTTCTCATCTGGGTGACTCTGCTCTTCGCTGTGAGAAGCAGCAATACTCAGACTG ATGTCAATGAATCTAGAATCTCTAAAGAGACAACCCTAAAATGGAGTAGTACTCTGAAACTGAACTGCAGTGCTGACGGTTCCTCTCCACGTGACGACACTGGAACGACCACATTTGTCATCCCTCATGCGACAGCAGAATCTTCAGGGCAGTACACCTGTAAAGCAACACATCAGAATGACACCCTGATGAAGGAAGTAAACGTAACAGTGACAG ATATGAAGACACCTGAAATAACTGGAAACATAAAGGAGGGTGATAATTTGAATCTGACATGCAATGTTGAAAGTGACCCTCGAGGCCAAAACATCAGCAATGGAACTGAAACTGACTGGCAGAACAACACTGTTTTTCCACTTCTCATCCATAATGTAACAGCAAAACTTGCCGGACAGTACATCTGTACAACACAACAAATGGACACAAATGTGACCTCAT tgTACCCAGAGATCCTAAGCAGCTCTGGATGCACAACTCAGTCAGGAGTTCTGACCTGTACGTGTATCGTTCAGGGCTTTCCTTTACCCACCATAGAATGGAAGTTGAACCATATTGTGAACTCTATCATTACCACAGTGTCAAACCATACAATCAACAGCACCTTCACCCTAAAAGTAAAAGGCCGAGGTAACACTAGTGTCGAGTGTGTCAGCAACGGGAAAGTAAAAATGACCTTCAACatagacaaagaagaagaag ATTATCTTAAAACAATCTTAAGAATCGTGACAGAGCTGGAAACCGCCATTGCATTTTTGACTGgcattcttctttcttcagtCACATGCTGTTTGATGAGAACATGCCGAAG AAAAAAAACGAGGACCAAGGAAAATCTGGCTGAGGCTGGTGGACTGGAGATGGTGACAAGTGACGGAGATCTACTG ATAGATGCTGACCATGTAGTGGAAGGTAATCAGGCCATTGACCAAGAAGCAGCTGAAGCAGGAGGAGCTGTGGCAGCAGGGAAATCGGACGTGGAGTACTCCAACCTTGATTTCTCCTtgattaaagacagacaggacgcAACAAGGGAGACACCAGGGACCACAGAGACGGAGTatgctgaaattaaaaaagcaaTGACGGGACAAGATGGAGAAGGTatagaggaggatgaggagacaGGGCATTGTGCGCCAgttgtggaggaagaagaggatgtaGCACTGTATTCCACTGTAAAGGATGTAATGGATGACAGTTTTAATGAGGATAGTGCTGGTTAG
- the LOC104930283 gene encoding CD166 antigen-like isoform X2: protein MAPMGEVNVFVLLRDKILSQSSTRMFVLIWVTLLFAVRSSNTQTDVNESRISKETTLKWSSTLKLNCSADGSSPRDDTGTTTFVIPHATAESSGQYTCKATHQNDTLMKEVNVTVTDMKTPEITGNIKEGDNLNLTCNVESDPRGQNISNGTETDWQNNTVFPLLIHNVTAKLAGQYICTTQQMDTNVTSLYPEILSSSGCTTQSGVLTCTCIVQGFPLPTIEWKLNHIVNSIITTVSNHTINSTFTLKVKGRGNTSVECVSNGKVKMTFNIDKEEEDYLKTILRIVTELETAIAFLTGILLSSVTCCLMRTCRRKKTRTKENLAEAGGLEMVTSDGDLLIDADHVVEGNQAIDQEAAEAGGAVAAGKSDVEYSNLDFSLIKDRQDATRETPGTTETEYAEIKKAMTGQDGEGIEEDEETGHCAPVVEEEEDVALYSTVKDVMDDSFNEDSAG from the exons ATGGCACCCATGGGGGAAGTG AACGTGTTTGTGCTTCTGAGAGATAAGATTTTGTCTCAGTCATCAACAAGGATGTTCGTTCTCATCTGGGTGACTCTGCTCTTCGCTGTGAGAAGCAGCAATACTCAGACTG ATGTCAATGAATCTAGAATCTCTAAAGAGACAACCCTAAAATGGAGTAGTACTCTGAAACTGAACTGCAGTGCTGACGGTTCCTCTCCACGTGACGACACTGGAACGACCACATTTGTCATCCCTCATGCGACAGCAGAATCTTCAGGGCAGTACACCTGTAAAGCAACACATCAGAATGACACCCTGATGAAGGAAGTAAACGTAACAGTGACAG ATATGAAGACACCTGAAATAACTGGAAACATAAAGGAGGGTGATAATTTGAATCTGACATGCAATGTTGAAAGTGACCCTCGAGGCCAAAACATCAGCAATGGAACTGAAACTGACTGGCAGAACAACACTGTTTTTCCACTTCTCATCCATAATGTAACAGCAAAACTTGCCGGACAGTACATCTGTACAACACAACAAATGGACACAAATGTGACCTCAT tgTACCCAGAGATCCTAAGCAGCTCTGGATGCACAACTCAGTCAGGAGTTCTGACCTGTACGTGTATCGTTCAGGGCTTTCCTTTACCCACCATAGAATGGAAGTTGAACCATATTGTGAACTCTATCATTACCACAGTGTCAAACCATACAATCAACAGCACCTTCACCCTAAAAGTAAAAGGCCGAGGTAACACTAGTGTCGAGTGTGTCAGCAACGGGAAAGTAAAAATGACCTTCAACatagacaaagaagaagaag ATTATCTTAAAACAATCTTAAGAATCGTGACAGAGCTGGAAACCGCCATTGCATTTTTGACTGgcattcttctttcttcagtCACATGCTGTTTGATGAGAACATGCCGAAG AAAAAAAACGAGGACCAAGGAAAATCTGGCTGAGGCTGGTGGACTGGAGATGGTGACAAGTGACGGAGATCTACTG ATAGATGCTGACCATGTAGTGGAAGGTAATCAGGCCATTGACCAAGAAGCAGCTGAAGCAGGAGGAGCTGTGGCAGCAGGGAAATCGGACGTGGAGTACTCCAACCTTGATTTCTCCTtgattaaagacagacaggacgcAACAAGGGAGACACCAGGGACCACAGAGACGGAGTatgctgaaattaaaaaagcaaTGACGGGACAAGATGGAGAAGGTatagaggaggatgaggagacaGGGCATTGTGCGCCAgttgtggaggaagaagaggatgtaGCACTGTATTCCACTGTAAAGGATGTAATGGATGACAGTTTTAATGAGGATAGTGCTGGTTAG
- the irgq2 gene encoding immunity-related GTPase family, q2 yields MADVFKGLNLLETLKESIENNKLSDVRDAVEDLLISRINLAVVGDRVDEKATFINSLRGLGPGDDGAAPSPSPVAPEEVAGYPNPKHPDFRLWDLPPVPSTSPFQPEGYMDKFKFLRYNATFMTFTQTPQPNSVHVFLEARSLQRETVYFILLALAKDTEKSLEEKRKSSLEVLTSQGVAQPKVYVVRPSTLEKFDFPGLLEDMGRDLPEIRANALLLALPTLTSTLVVQKKEAFKALVWAAASLSGGVSAIPVPLVASMVDSSVAVRILTKAQLSLCLDNESVERLGRQRGMEPTTLKGLRTCVLSVEVTKGEVKKRLAAAEKDLAGASSKLVEMAMPRHARSASRSFTAMLQALNGTIDEMAADAEKILAAALRDGK; encoded by the coding sequence aTGGCTGATGTTTTCAAAGGCCTCAACCTTCTTGAGACCCTCAAAGAGTCCATAGAGAACAATAAGTTATCAGATGTCAGGGATGCAGTGGAAGATCTCCTGATCAGCAGGATCAACTTAGCTGTGGTGGGGGACCGTGTAGATGAAAAAGCCACTTTCATAAACTCCCTTCGTGGCCTTGGACCTGGGGATGATGGAGCAGCTCCATCTCCATCCCCTGTTGCCCCAGAAGAAGTGGCAGgctaccctaaccctaaacacCCTGACTTTCGCCTGTGGGATCTGCCACCCGTTCCATCCACTTCTCCATTCCAACCAGAGGGATATATGGATAAATTCAAGTTTCTCCGCTACAATGCCACCTTCatgacattcacacagacaccCCAACCCAACAGTGTACATGTGTTCCTGGAGGCCCGCTCACTTCAGCGAGAAACAGTGTACTTTATTCTCTTAGCTTTAgcaaaagacacagaaaaaagcctagaagaaaagaggaaatccAGTCTGGAAGTGCTTACATCGCAAGGTGTGGCACAGCCTAAAGTCTATGTGGTGAGACCCTCCACCCTGGAGAAGTTTGACTTCCCTGGCCTGTTGGAAGATATGGGAAGAGACCTTCCAGAGATTCGAGCCAACGCCCTTCTCTTGGCTCTGCCGACACTTACCTCGACTCTAGTCGTTCAGAAAAAGGAGGCGTTCAAAGCACTGGTATGGGCAGCTGCGTCGCTATCTGGCGGAGTGTCAGCCATTCCTGTTCCCCTTGTGGCCTCCATGGTGGATTCAAGTGTAGCAGTACGAATTCTAACAAAAGCACAATTATCTCTCTGCCTGGACAATGAATCAGTCGAGCGTCTGGGCCGACAGCGAGGCATGGAACCAACAACACTCAAAGGGCTGCGGACTTGTGTACTGTCGGTGGAGGTCACCAAAGGTGAAGTGAAAAAGCGGCTGGCTGCGGCGGAAAAGGACTTGGCAGGGGCTTCCTCAAAGCTGGTGGAGATGGCGATGCCTCGACATGCCCGTTCTGCCAGCCGCTCCTTCACTGCCATGCTGCAAGCCTTAAACGGTACCATCGATGAAATGGCAGCTGATGCTGAGAAGATATTGGCTGCTGCTCTTAGGGATGGGAAGTGA